In Flavobacteriales bacterium, the genomic stretch GAGCAAGATGAAGCCAGAAGGTTCTCGATTAGCTATTGTGTTTAACGGCTCTCCTTTATTCTCTGGCTCTCCTAGTAGTAAGAAGAATGAAAGTAGCATTCGCCAATGGATTATTGAAAACGACCTCTTAGAATCGATTATAGCTCTTCCTAATCAACTTTTCTATAACACAGGTATTAGCACATACATTTGGATTATTTGCAACCACAAGCCAAAGAATAGAAAAGGTAAAGTTCAATTGATTAATGCAGTTGACTTTTATAAGAAAATGAGTAAGTCGTTAGGTGACAAACGTAACGAGCTTTCAGATGACCACATCAAAGAAATAACAAGTTTATACGGTGAGTTCAAAGAATCAAAACACGTTAAGATATTTGACAATGCTGATTTCGGATATTCTAAGGTAACCGTAGAACGTCCCGACAGAGATGACAAAGGAAATATTGTTACAGATAAAAAAGGAAATCCTAAGCCAAACTCAAGTTTACGTGATTCTGAGAATATTCCGTTGACTGAGGATATTCAAGAGTATATGGAGAGAGAAGTACTTCCTCATGTCCCTGATGCTTGGATAGATGAAAAGAAAACGAATATTGGATATGAAATCAACTTTACAAAGTATTTCTATGAATACAAGCCGCTACGTTCTTTAGATGAAATTAGAGCCGATATATTGGCACTTGAAGAGGAAACAGATGGATTGATAAAAGAAGTGATTTCGTGATGATGGATTTTAGCTGGCTTAATCAATTGATTGATGATTTACCGAAGAAATCGGTTCTTCGGAAAAACCTGATTGATATCGCTGGATATCCCTCATGGGAAAATGTAAACAGCAATCTACTTGCTTTCTACTTCGATAAAGAGGAAGAGCATGGCTTTGGCAGTTTGTTTATTGACAGCCTATTGGACTTGGTGGATGTTGAATTAAGTCCAAGTTTTGGTCAGACTGAATTTCAAGTTGCAAGAGAGGTTCGAACAAGAAAGGGCAAACGAATTGATATTGTAATTAGCCAATACTCAGAAGAAGAAACACAAGAAGAGGAATCAAAGTCAATACCTAGCTGGGCTCTGATTATTGAGAATAAGGTAAATCATTCTCTTAATAATGATTTGAGTGATTACTGGAGTTCTACTATAGCTGAAGAGAGGCTGGGAATAGTATTATCCAAATACGATTCTGATTTCAATGAAAAGGAGCAAACCAAACTTCAAGGAAAGAAAATTGAATACCGTCATGTTTCGCACCGTGATTTGATTAATAAGGTTCAAGAAAAAATGCACCAATGTTTCTTGGATTCTGATGATAGGCACTTACTCTACCTGAAAGAGTTTATTGCCAACACCAACAACTATTATAATTCAGAAAACATGAATAAAGACAATGAGATAATTCTCAAACAATTTCATGAGAACAAAAAGAACATTCAAGCCTTTAAAAAGCAAGACAGAGAGTTATTGAAGTTTGTGTCAAAGGTTGTTTTTGATAATATGGAAGCAAACTTATTTACTCCGAACTCCACGTCCGTAACTAAAGGAAAACACTGTTACCCTAAGCCGAATTGTGTTTTAGATGAAAAAGTGTTTAGGTTTTATGTTGATATCGATTCCTTGCGTTATTCAAATATGTTCACAGCCTATTTAGAATTATACGACAAGAAGAACACCAAATACGGAAGTAAACTCAAATCTGCATTAACCGAATTGAAGGTTTTTACTGATTATATCAAACCAGGCACTGGTGGAAATGATAAAGCAACTTATCATCATATCTATGAGCTTCGGATTCCATTAGAAGATTTTGATGAAAACCAAAACTACAAGCAAGCCTTTGAAAATGCTTTGAACGAACACTTTTGGTTGCATCAAAATGCATTTTTAAAAACCATTCAAAATGAGTTGAATAAAATAATCGTAGCCTCATGATGAAGAAATATGAGTCATATAAAGATTCCGGCACATTGTGGTTAGGTAAAGTTCCAGAACATTGGGAAAGTCATAGAATAGATTGGATTTCTAAAATTGTCAGAGGAAACACTGGGTTTAAAAAAGATGAACTCCTTGATAATGGCGATTATGTGGCTTTACAGTATGGTAAAACATACAAAGTAGATATTGTAGATGACAAGTTTAACTATTATGTTAACGAGGAGTTTTATAAACAAAGTCAGGTAGTTTCAAGAGGTGACACCATTCTAATCTCAACATCTGAAACAATTGAAGATTTGGGTCATACATGCTATTATGACAAAGAGCAAACTGGTCTAATTGGAGGAGAACAAATTCTTTTAAAGCCAAATGAAGATTCGTTGAATGGCAAGTATCTCTATCGCTATGCACAATGTTTTTCTGTTGAGTCCAAAAAATATGCAAAAGGATTAAAAGTTTTCAGGTTTAACACGAACGACCTTAAAAACATATTTCTTGCTATTCCTCCAATTGAGGAACAAACGAAAATAGCCAATTACCTCGACTACAAAACCACCCAATTGGACAATCTCATCAATAAGAAAGAGAAGCTGATAGAGTTACTAAAAGAGGAACGCACAGCGATGATTAGTCAGGCTGTTACCAAAGGTCTAGATAAAAGTGCACCAAAGAAGGATTCAGGTATTGAGTGGTTAGGAGAAATTCCAGAACATTGGAGTTTAATTAGGATGAGATATCTGTGTGATATTGGCACCGGTGACAAAGACACAGAGAACAGAGAAGAAGATGGAGCATACCCTTTCTTTGTTAGGTCACAAACAGTTGAAAGAATATCTACATATACCTTCGATGGTGAAGCGATATTAACTGCTGGAGATGGTGTTGGAGTATGTAAAGTTTGGCACTATATAGATGGGAAGTTTGACTACCATCAACGAGTTTACAGGATGAGTGATTTTACTGATGTCATGGGTAAGTATATGTTCTATTATTTGAAGTATAATTTTGTAAAAGAGGTAAAAAAACTATCAGCTAAATCAACTGTGGATTCGCTGCGAAGACCTATGTTTCAAAACTTTAGAATTGCGTTTGGTTCTATCGAAGAACAAAGAAAAATTGTAAATCATATCGAAAAACAGGAGATACGAATAGATACCTTGATTTCTAGGTACGAAAAAGAAATTGAGTTGATTAAGGAATACAAAGCCTCTTTAATAACCGAGGTGGTAACAGGCAAAGTAGATGTCAGAAACGAGAGCTTAAATTAATTATGGAACAATTATTTGCAACCTCCAATATTGCTAACAAGGTTAGAAACACTCGTTTACCGAGAACGAAACCTCTAATGCCTCTTTTTGAAGTAATTAGCAACTCAATTCATTCGATAGAAGAGGCTATCAAATCAGAACAGATAAAAAAAGGAGAAGGGGTAATTGTTGTTAAGTGTATTAGGAATGGTGCAGAAGAAACGCTAAATCAGTTACCTGAAATTGATAATTACCCAATTCATTCTTTTGAGGTGACAGATAATGGAATTGGACTCAACGAAGAGAATATGACATCGTTTTTTGAGGCTGACACCGACCACAAAATTGAAATTGGAGGTAAAGGTGTTGGGAGATTTGTATGTCTTAAGGCATTCAGAGAACTTAACATATCAAGTCAATTCATTGAAGAGGGTAAACAGAAAGGTCTGACCTTCAATTTTAGAGCTACGAAAATTGGATTTGAAGACATTGAGAATGTCGGTTCCGAAGGCACACTAGGTACTCGTGTGAAATTATCTAGAATCAAAGATGAATACCAAAAACACCTAGACTTTACCTTACATTCTGTAGCGTCCGAAATCGTTGCACACTTCAAATTATACTTCATTAGAAACCAGGCACCTAAAATTATAGTGAGAAATCAGAATAATATTGAGTTCAATCTTACAACAATTTTTAATACTGAGTTTAAAAGTGATGTTCTTGAAACTCCCTTCGAAATCGAAGGTGAGAACTTTCAATTATATCTTACCAAATCCCTGAAGAATCAAAGTCATAAGATTAACTTTTGCGCACACAACAGGAGTGTTATTAGAGAAGGGCTCTATTCCAAAATTGTGGACTTAGGTAGGAAACCAATTGCAGACACTGATGGAAGTAAATTTTATTACCAAGCATATGTTGTTGGCGACCTACTTGATGAGCATGTTGATACTGAGAGAATAGGCTTTAATTTTCCAGACGGGAATGATGATGATGATGATGAAAGCTTTGATATGAGCTTAGCCAAGCTTCGAAGAGCGTCAATAAGAGGAATAGAAGAATTATTATCCGATTATCTTGAACAAGTCAGAAACATCAAGGTTGAAACTTATAAACCTACTATTGATGAAGAATTGCCACAATATAGAGGAACCTTAACGCATAGGAAAGAAGAAGTATCGAAACTACCTCCAGATTTGCCTAAAGACAAACTGGATATTGAGTTGTACAAGATTGAGTCAAAATGGAGGCTTGAAGTAAAGGAGGAGAAAATCAAACTTCTTGATGAGAATCAAGATATCACAAATCATGATGAGTACAAGGAACGATACGAAAAGTTTGTTAGTGATTTTAATGAGATAGGGAAATCAGATTTAGCTAGATATGTAGTTCATAGAAAAACAATTATTGAACTCCTTGAAAGTTTAATTGAGAAGACCGAAGAAGACAGATTCGAAAATGAAGATTTGATTCATAGCGTGTTTTTTCCAATGAGAACTACTTCTGATGAAGTAACACCCGATAAGCAGAATCTATGGTTGATTGACGAAAGGCTAACTTATCATTCTTTTTTGGCATCTGATAAATCTTTCAAAAGTGTGGAGGAGGTAAGTTCTGATAGTACGCAAAGAGCAGATTTATTGATTTACAACGAGGCATTTGCATTTTCTGATTCTAAAGCTGCTCCTCATAATTCATTTACTATTGTTGAGTTTAAAAAACCAATGCGAAATGATTACAAGGATTACAACGAAGAAAAGAATCCAATTCAACAATCAGAAAAGTATATTGATAATCTGTTGGAAGGAAAAGTGACAGGGAGAAACGGAA encodes the following:
- a CDS encoding ATP-binding protein, giving the protein MEQLFATSNIANKVRNTRLPRTKPLMPLFEVISNSIHSIEEAIKSEQIKKGEGVIVVKCIRNGAEETLNQLPEIDNYPIHSFEVTDNGIGLNEENMTSFFEADTDHKIEIGGKGVGRFVCLKAFRELNISSQFIEEGKQKGLTFNFRATKIGFEDIENVGSEGTLGTRVKLSRIKDEYQKHLDFTLHSVASEIVAHFKLYFIRNQAPKIIVRNQNNIEFNLTTIFNTEFKSDVLETPFEIEGENFQLYLTKSLKNQSHKINFCAHNRSVIREGLYSKIVDLGRKPIADTDGSKFYYQAYVVGDLLDEHVDTERIGFNFPDGNDDDDDESFDMSLAKLRRASIRGIEELLSDYLEQVRNIKVETYKPTIDEELPQYRGTLTHRKEEVSKLPPDLPKDKLDIELYKIESKWRLEVKEEKIKLLDENQDITNHDEYKERYEKFVSDFNEIGKSDLARYVVHRKTIIELLESLIEKTEEDRFENEDLIHSVFFPMRTTSDEVTPDKQNLWLIDERLTYHSFLASDKSFKSVEEVSSDSTQRADLLIYNEAFAFSDSKAAPHNSFTIVEFKKPMRNDYKDYNEEKNPIQQSEKYIDNLLEGKVTGRNGRPVEVNSHTPFYIYIVCDVTPTLEKILKNREFEKTPDGQGYFKVKSKYYSAYFEVLPFEKVLQDARKRNRILFEKLNIE
- a CDS encoding PD-(D/E)XK nuclease family protein → MMDFSWLNQLIDDLPKKSVLRKNLIDIAGYPSWENVNSNLLAFYFDKEEEHGFGSLFIDSLLDLVDVELSPSFGQTEFQVAREVRTRKGKRIDIVISQYSEEETQEEESKSIPSWALIIENKVNHSLNNDLSDYWSSTIAEERLGIVLSKYDSDFNEKEQTKLQGKKIEYRHVSHRDLINKVQEKMHQCFLDSDDRHLLYLKEFIANTNNYYNSENMNKDNEIILKQFHENKKNIQAFKKQDRELLKFVSKVVFDNMEANLFTPNSTSVTKGKHCYPKPNCVLDEKVFRFYVDIDSLRYSNMFTAYLELYDKKNTKYGSKLKSALTELKVFTDYIKPGTGGNDKATYHHIYELRIPLEDFDENQNYKQAFENALNEHFWLHQNAFLKTIQNELNKIIVAS
- a CDS encoding restriction endonuclease subunit S, translated to MMKKYESYKDSGTLWLGKVPEHWESHRIDWISKIVRGNTGFKKDELLDNGDYVALQYGKTYKVDIVDDKFNYYVNEEFYKQSQVVSRGDTILISTSETIEDLGHTCYYDKEQTGLIGGEQILLKPNEDSLNGKYLYRYAQCFSVESKKYAKGLKVFRFNTNDLKNIFLAIPPIEEQTKIANYLDYKTTQLDNLINKKEKLIELLKEERTAMISQAVTKGLDKSAPKKDSGIEWLGEIPEHWSLIRMRYLCDIGTGDKDTENREEDGAYPFFVRSQTVERISTYTFDGEAILTAGDGVGVCKVWHYIDGKFDYHQRVYRMSDFTDVMGKYMFYYLKYNFVKEVKKLSAKSTVDSLRRPMFQNFRIAFGSIEEQRKIVNHIEKQEIRIDTLISRYEKEIELIKEYKASLITEVVTGKVDVRNESLN